The following are from one region of the Patescibacteria group bacterium genome:
- a CDS encoding glycosyltransferase, with the protein MIFYSSGRLRKLIFRGMVVVVLASAVVTTTFFSYGLLSASRPPAQININYYYNNVGSSKVLALTFDDGPFPGRTEAIMDVLEKEKVPATFFFIGSRALRYPDLVKQVAERGFEIGNHSFTHAPSVHAAPWRLRLELNLAATMIESVTGQPIRLYRPPFLLDIGSDPTTTFPGSRPELAWAVQDGYVVVGADVDPKDWLATSSKDIVEDLVKQLENGGHIILLHDGSSEHHTVEALPGMIKELRKRGYTFATASDLLGLDAAKKMVITHDLKLGAVDAKTQGSVTALQEFLIMTGFPIVDQGGVYGPSTQRAVATWQGQRNVGDTSGQVNLPTRLAIVQALEETTYQPLPPSKLNDVFLFTQATRLYMWIAPYFATGIVWIVKSVLLLVAIRLFFALLLRGYAVWKAKAKHEQWKGLVSVIIPAYNEEENIGATVKSVLRNTYRNIQVLVINDGSKDNTEKIVQQLVKQHPKRLQLLTIENGGKAQALNYGFARAQSDVVVTLDGDTIFDRETITNMVQHFRDPNVGAVAGKVCTTRSRNILNLFQAAEYVISQNMDKQGFNTINAVGIVPGPVGAWRKSFVLAAGGYSVDTLVEDQDLTLALLAAGHRVVYEPQARAYSETPYHVKDFAKQRFRWIFGTVQCLWKYKRYTFSFRRPALGWAVLPNTFFFTVVLPLLIPLMDILLILALVTGFGRSTFLLYLIFVGVDFTYAALAFWQENRRRWLLLLLPVQRIFYRVLIFLVVARSVIKAIEGAAPNWNKVRKRGDVHTYHLQLLQEAKVKVSVDSIHHET; encoded by the coding sequence ATGATTTTCTACAGTTCCGGACGCCTTCGGAAGCTGATTTTTCGTGGAATGGTAGTTGTTGTCTTGGCAAGTGCCGTGGTCACCACAACCTTTTTTTCCTACGGACTGCTCTCCGCTTCGCGCCCGCCCGCCCAAATTAATATCAACTACTACTACAACAACGTAGGATCTTCAAAGGTCCTGGCGTTAACTTTTGACGATGGCCCGTTTCCTGGCCGCACCGAGGCAATCATGGACGTGCTGGAGAAAGAAAAAGTACCTGCCACTTTTTTCTTCATTGGCTCGCGTGCGCTGCGGTATCCAGATTTGGTGAAGCAGGTTGCAGAGCGGGGTTTTGAAATTGGGAATCACAGCTTCACGCACGCCCCGTCGGTCCACGCTGCGCCCTGGCGGCTGCGGCTGGAGCTCAACCTAGCCGCGACAATGATTGAGTCGGTGACCGGCCAACCCATTCGTTTGTATCGCCCACCTTTTCTCCTGGACATTGGCAGCGACCCCACCACGACATTTCCGGGGTCACGCCCAGAACTTGCTTGGGCCGTGCAAGATGGGTACGTGGTCGTGGGCGCAGATGTTGATCCCAAAGACTGGCTGGCAACGTCATCCAAAGACATTGTGGAGGATTTGGTGAAGCAGCTGGAGAACGGCGGCCACATTATCCTCCTCCATGATGGGAGCAGCGAGCACCACACCGTGGAAGCTTTGCCTGGGATGATTAAAGAATTACGAAAGCGGGGGTATACCTTCGCCACGGCGTCCGACCTGCTGGGCCTGGATGCGGCAAAGAAAATGGTTATCACCCATGACTTGAAACTGGGCGCCGTGGATGCGAAGACGCAGGGCTCGGTGACTGCCTTGCAAGAATTTTTGATCATGACCGGCTTTCCCATTGTTGACCAGGGCGGCGTCTACGGGCCTTCAACGCAGCGTGCAGTGGCAACGTGGCAAGGCCAACGTAACGTGGGAGACACAAGTGGCCAAGTGAACCTCCCTACCCGCTTGGCCATTGTGCAGGCACTGGAGGAGACCACCTACCAACCCCTACCCCCCAGTAAGCTGAATGACGTTTTTCTCTTCACCCAAGCAACCCGGCTGTACATGTGGATTGCACCGTACTTTGCCACGGGCATTGTGTGGATTGTGAAGAGCGTGCTACTCCTGGTAGCCATTCGGCTGTTCTTCGCTTTGCTCCTCCGCGGGTACGCCGTGTGGAAAGCGAAGGCCAAGCACGAGCAGTGGAAAGGATTGGTATCGGTTATCATTCCGGCGTACAACGAGGAAGAGAATATTGGCGCGACGGTGAAAAGCGTCCTCCGGAATACGTATAGGAATATCCAGGTACTGGTGATCAATGACGGTTCCAAAGATAACACGGAGAAAATTGTGCAGCAGTTGGTGAAGCAACACCCCAAGCGTTTGCAACTGCTGACCATTGAGAATGGCGGAAAAGCGCAAGCGCTGAATTATGGTTTTGCGCGGGCGCAGAGTGACGTTGTGGTCACCTTGGATGGTGACACGATTTTTGATCGGGAGACAATTACCAACATGGTGCAGCATTTTCGTGATCCTAATGTGGGCGCGGTGGCGGGGAAAGTGTGCACCACGCGGTCACGAAATATCCTCAATCTCTTCCAAGCGGCGGAGTACGTCATTTCCCAAAACATGGATAAGCAAGGCTTCAATACCATTAATGCCGTGGGAATTGTGCCGGGTCCGGTTGGGGCTTGGCGAAAATCTTTCGTGCTGGCGGCAGGCGGGTACAGTGTTGATACGTTGGTGGAAGACCAAGACCTTACCCTGGCGCTGCTGGCTGCCGGCCACCGGGTAGTGTACGAACCCCAGGCCCGGGCGTACAGCGAGACGCCGTACCATGTCAAAGACTTTGCCAAGCAGCGGTTCCGCTGGATTTTTGGCACGGTCCAGTGCCTGTGGAAGTACAAGCGCTACACGTTTAGTTTCCGTCGGCCGGCGTTGGGCTGGGCTGTGCTGCCAAACACTTTTTTCTTTACGGTGGTGCTGCCGTTGCTCATCCCGCTCATGGATATCTTGCTCATCCTGGCGCTGGTGACCGGCTTTGGTCGTTCCACCTTCTTGCTCTACCTCATTTTTGTGGGCGTGGATTTTACCTATGCCGCGTTGGCCTTCTGGCAAGAGAATAGACGGCGTTGGCTACTACTCCTGCTCCCCGTGCAACGCATTTTCTACCGCGTTCTCATTTTCCTGGTGGTGGCGCGCAGCGTGATTAAAGCAATTGAAGGTGCCGCACCAAATTGGAATAAAGTGCGGAAGCGGGGTGACGTGCACACCTACCACTTGCAGCTTCTGCAGGAAGCAAAGGTGAAAGTGTCAGTCGATAGCATTCACCACGAGACATAA
- a CDS encoding NEW3 domain-containing protein translates to MQRIYSRVSLFRNRRAIQRRAFLQNLKKGLHVLVITVTISNLGMLSSVIRPLTASAATLDGTISVQKQFDTNGDGVVDINGTTADPILSGWDFTVEDALAATQTQTTTDTGFLTFDVYNGTYSLQESGYSTGFHFADARCTNAAGAPVGTVDPAAFAVTGIPVNTDAISCIFINTIDTASINGQKWNDLNGNGQWDEVAPAQIGGWQVFLDTNSNGVLDAGEQTASTTNVHGPNEYNAIDDYGWYHFEDLPYGTYRVCETTVAGWNQTFPGTANGCHTVSILDPQQGDTCSPAAPEDPYNLVCDFGNQEQARITVLKNVDMNGDGDVLDAEDVVGATNWTWDLNNGNQNFATGGTQYATPGTTVTVKEDQKSGFHFTSVSCVDGRGTVQVAQNEEVSFAVATGVTYTCTYTNTKNLSTTIDKQGPATAAAGANATYTINWTVTGAPAATNVTITDPLPANTSFVSADNSGALSGSTVTWNLGTQAPGTSGTVSVTVKVNSPLANGTVLTNVATLDTDQTEPVSDTVTTTVTSAPSLSITKTHSAASFVNPGAAVTYTVVVTNAASATDSANAVVLTDVLPSGFTYTTGGTTKTFALGNIAPGASVTTTYTVTVSASQKAGSFTNTATAKGSNTSTVTATSAVEVRVPAVLGEQTPSITPTLKPTLTLTKTVSATMANPGQVVTYTMVVKNTGTLKVANVVITDTLPTGFTFLDGGKITKTWTFASIAAGASQTVTALVKIGSGVKAGTYPNTAKVSATAVDPITATATLRIAVPQVKGELAATGASASDYGIFGLGMLLLSFGFVALHDSRRKNPEVEEVK, encoded by the coding sequence ATGCAACGCATCTACAGTCGGGTATCTCTCTTTCGGAATCGCCGCGCTATTCAGCGCCGCGCCTTTTTGCAGAATCTGAAAAAAGGTCTCCATGTGTTGGTCATCACTGTGACCATCTCCAACCTGGGCATGCTCAGCTCCGTTATTCGTCCCCTGACAGCCAGCGCTGCCACACTTGACGGCACCATTAGCGTCCAGAAGCAGTTTGACACAAATGGTGATGGCGTGGTTGATATCAACGGCACTACCGCGGATCCAATTTTGAGCGGCTGGGATTTTACGGTGGAGGACGCCCTTGCGGCAACGCAAACCCAAACCACCACCGACACCGGTTTCCTGACCTTCGATGTGTACAACGGAACCTACTCGCTGCAGGAGTCTGGCTACTCCACTGGTTTCCACTTCGCAGATGCACGCTGCACCAATGCGGCCGGCGCACCAGTGGGAACGGTTGATCCAGCGGCGTTCGCGGTAACCGGAATTCCGGTGAACACAGATGCAATTAGCTGCATTTTTATTAATACAATAGATACGGCCTCCATTAACGGCCAAAAGTGGAATGACCTGAATGGGAATGGCCAGTGGGATGAAGTTGCTCCAGCGCAAATTGGCGGCTGGCAGGTTTTCTTAGATACCAACAGCAATGGCGTCCTCGATGCTGGTGAGCAGACTGCCTCCACGACGAATGTGCATGGTCCAAACGAGTACAACGCTATAGATGATTATGGATGGTATCATTTTGAAGATCTGCCCTACGGCACGTACCGTGTGTGCGAAACTACAGTTGCAGGTTGGAACCAAACTTTCCCCGGTACTGCGAACGGCTGCCACACAGTCTCTATTCTCGACCCGCAGCAAGGCGACACCTGCTCTCCAGCTGCACCCGAAGACCCGTACAACCTGGTTTGCGACTTTGGCAACCAAGAGCAGGCTCGCATAACCGTGCTGAAGAATGTGGACATGAATGGCGACGGCGACGTACTGGATGCTGAAGATGTTGTGGGTGCCACAAACTGGACGTGGGATCTGAACAACGGCAACCAAAATTTTGCTACGGGTGGCACGCAGTACGCGACACCTGGTACGACCGTGACGGTGAAGGAAGACCAGAAGTCTGGTTTCCACTTCACCAGCGTCAGTTGTGTGGATGGCCGGGGTACAGTGCAAGTTGCGCAGAACGAGGAAGTGAGCTTTGCCGTGGCAACTGGCGTCACGTACACCTGCACGTATACGAATACGAAGAATCTTTCCACAACTATCGACAAGCAAGGTCCCGCCACGGCCGCTGCAGGTGCCAATGCGACCTACACCATCAACTGGACGGTTACGGGCGCACCTGCGGCAACCAATGTGACCATTACCGATCCCCTGCCAGCCAACACCAGCTTTGTCTCTGCAGACAACAGCGGCGCGCTGAGTGGCAGCACGGTTACCTGGAACCTGGGCACGCAAGCGCCTGGTACCAGCGGCACGGTGTCCGTCACGGTGAAAGTGAACAGCCCCCTGGCCAATGGCACAGTACTGACGAACGTTGCGACCTTGGATACAGATCAAACTGAACCAGTGTCAGACACTGTCACGACCACGGTTACTTCCGCACCAAGCTTGTCTATTACCAAAACGCACTCCGCTGCCAGTTTTGTGAATCCTGGTGCAGCGGTCACGTATACCGTTGTGGTTACGAACGCAGCGAGCGCGACGGATAGCGCCAATGCAGTTGTGCTGACGGACGTCTTGCCCAGTGGTTTCACCTACACCACGGGTGGTACCACCAAGACCTTTGCCCTGGGGAACATTGCGCCTGGTGCGTCTGTGACCACGACCTACACAGTGACGGTAAGCGCCAGCCAGAAGGCGGGCAGCTTTACCAACACGGCGACGGCCAAAGGCAGTAACACCAGCACGGTGACCGCAACCTCTGCCGTTGAAGTCCGCGTGCCAGCAGTCTTGGGTGAGCAAACCCCATCGATTACCCCAACTCTCAAACCAACATTGACGCTGACCAAAACCGTGAGTGCGACCATGGCAAATCCTGGACAGGTGGTGACGTACACCATGGTGGTGAAGAACACGGGCACGCTCAAGGTTGCCAACGTGGTTATTACAGACACGCTCCCAACTGGCTTTACGTTCTTGGATGGTGGGAAAATCACCAAGACTTGGACCTTCGCCAGCATCGCTGCGGGAGCTAGCCAAACCGTAACCGCGTTGGTGAAAATTGGTTCGGGCGTGAAAGCTGGTACATACCCCAACACCGCGAAGGTGTCTGCCACAGCTGTAGATCCTATTACTGCCACGGCAACCCTGCGCATCGCAGTGCCGCAAGTGAAGGGCGAACTGGCAGCGACAGGTGCCTCAGCATCTGACTACGGCATCTTTGGCCTGGGCATGCTCTTGCTCAGCTTTGGCTTTGTCGCCCTCCACGACTCCCGACGCAAAAACCCGGAAGTTGAGGAAGTCAAGTAA
- a CDS encoding helix-turn-helix transcriptional regulator has product MEINKDLIAASSTPIVLATLVQQENYGYAILKQVQEASARQITWTDGMLYPVLHRLERLGFIEGQWKAAENGRKRKYYRITASGKTQLAEELEQWRAVEATIRGIGSTLLQSFHPAAVV; this is encoded by the coding sequence ATGGAGATTAACAAAGACCTGATTGCCGCCTCTTCTACCCCAATTGTCCTTGCCACTTTGGTACAGCAGGAGAATTACGGCTACGCAATCCTCAAACAGGTGCAGGAAGCTTCTGCCCGCCAAATCACCTGGACCGACGGCATGCTCTACCCCGTCCTGCATCGCCTGGAGCGGCTGGGATTTATTGAAGGGCAGTGGAAAGCCGCGGAGAATGGACGGAAGCGGAAGTACTACCGCATCACCGCCAGTGGTAAAACGCAGCTGGCGGAAGAACTTGAGCAGTGGCGGGCAGTTGAAGCGACAATTCGGGGAATCGGTTCCACGCTGCTCCAATCATTTCACCCTGCAGCCGTAGTCTAA